In the Bacteroidota bacterium genome, GATCGTCCGCAAAATTTAACTTGCAATAAAGCGAAGGATTATTTGTATTACCTCTCCAATTATTCGGGCGAAATAAATTCATTTTCTATCACTGCATCGAGTGTTATACCTTCTTCTATCATTAATCGCGGATTTTATTCCTTTGCGATTGATCCTGCTGATGATATTATTTATGCAACCAGTCCGGGTAATTTTGTTGGAAATGGATATGTATTGCGTTACAATGCAGTTGCAACTTTTATCGATAGTTTTCAAGTGGGAATTATTCCCGGTGGTTTTTGTTTTAAATAAATCAACTTTAGAAAAAGCGAGGAAATTCTTCGCTTTTTCTTTTTAAAAATAAGCGCATGCGTCAAAAATTAAATCTCATTACATTGGGTGTATTCGACATAGAAAAATCGATTGCCTTCTTTGAAAAACTGGGCTGGCAAAAATCGAAACACAGTGTAGAAGGTCTCGCACTTTTCCCATTGGGTGGAATTACACTTGCCTTACATCCGCGTCATGAACTAGCTGCTGATGCCATGACTGCAGATACTCCAACCGGATTTTCTGCCATCACCATTTCCTACAATGCCAAAAGTGAAGATGAAGTTAATGAAGTTATGAAGGAAGCCGAAACGGCTGGCGCCATTATTATTAAAGCTGCTCAAAAAGTATACTGGGGCGGATACAGCGGCTATTTTAAAAGCTTAGACGGACATTTATTTGAGGTTGCTTTTAATCCCTTTTGGGAGATGGATGAGCGGGATAATTTGATATTGTAAACATATCTCAATACCTTCTATATTATCTATTGCTTTAGGTAATCCTCCATCAATTTATTTTTGTCAATCTTATGGCTTGAGTTATATGGAAATTCCTTCATTACAACAATATCGCCGGGAATCATGTAATATGGAAGCTTCTTTTCGAGTTGCTTTATACATTCCTTTTTTAAATCATTGGGATTTTTGGTTGCAGTTGAAATCACAAAGCTTATAATTTTTTTTACTTCCCTATTTCTTTTAAGCGCAATCGTTACTGCATCGATTATTTCTGTCTCGGAGCATATTACATTGCTAATTTCGCTTAGCTCAATACGGAAACCATTCATTTTCACTTGGTCGTCGTTGCGTCCTAAATAAAAAAGCATCCCCGCTTCATAGTATGCCAAATCACCGGTTCGAAATGCACGTTTGCCATTGTGGGTAAAGAATTTTTGCTGGTTTAATTCTTCATTTTTAAAATATCCAATCGAAACATGGTCACCTACAATTACAAGTTCACCTTCTTTTTCTGAAGCTGCTTCCTTTTCGATAATTAACTCACAATTCCGCTTTGGGTAGCCTATAGGCAAATTGGGATACTTAGTAAGCATATCCATGTCAATGTCTACTAAAGTGGTTACAATAGTTGCTTCGGTTGGCCCATAAGCATTAAGCACTCGTGCTTCTCTAAAATTATGCTTTAACGTTGCAACAGTTCTATTGGGCAACTCCTCGCCCATAAATAAAAAGGTGTGCAAAGAACCGAGTGCAGTTGAATTAAAATCCTCTCGTCTTAAATACAAATAAGCAAACGAGGGAGTGGATGTCCACACAGTGCATTTATAATTAGAAATTCGTTTTAAAAATGCTTCTTGGTTCTTTACTAGTTCAGATGAATTTAAAACCAGCGTCCCGCCCAAACGAAATGCATTCAATACATCACAGAGTGAAACATCAAAGGTAAAAGGAGCTTGATTCATGAAAACATCCTTTTCATCAAATCCAAAATCAACTTGTGCCCAATCAATAAACGCTAATGCTGCGGATCTAGTAATCTGCACGCCTTTTGGCTCTCCGGTTGAGCCTGAAGTAAACATAATATACAATAGTGGGTCTTCGGCCTGCTCGTAAATGAAGGAAGCAAATTGTGGTGCATACTTTGTTTCGATTTCTAATTTGCAATTGATGTATAGTGCAATATCAATAGCAAGACTATCGCTTGAACAATTAATTAACACCTGCGATCCGGATTTTTCAATAATCTTTTTAATTCTTTCCTGCGGATAAATTATATCAATTGGAATATAAGGAATGCCAACATGCATACAGGCTAACATGGCAATTGGAAAAAGATGCTCCTTATGTCCATAAATTATAACCGGATGACCTTTGGGAATACCCTGTTCTTCCAACTTATTGGCAAGTGAAAGTGTTTTACTGCATAACGTTTCCCAATCAATATCAACGTCACTACCGGCTATGGCAAGTTTATGTTCTGCTGTTGCCTTTTCAACAAATTGTTTAAGGTGAAAATCATATCTCATATTGAATCAAATTAAAGGAAAACGTCCACTAAAAATATATAATGCAAAAGCGACGAGATTAAACGTAATTACTATGCTGATTGCTTTGGTTGCTGTTGGATTTAGCGCTCCAAAAACGATGTCTCTTCCGTTCTTTTTACAGCTTACAACATACGTGTTGTGTAGTGCTGAATAAATACCAAATAAGAGTCCGCTAAGCATAAAATGAAGTTTAAAGCCATTCCAACAACCCATTAAAAGAAAAGTCAAAACAAGTGCAACATTTTGCCTTGTAAGGGGATATTTTTTCAGTCCTTTCCTTCTGGTGAAAAACATATAAAGGGGCGTGAAAAAATAATCCTTCAACCAATCGCCCAAACTAATGTGAAACCTTCTCCAAAAGTCTTGTGGGTTTTCTGCTAAAAACGGATTTGTAAAATTTACCGGAACATTCATCCCCATCATTTTCCCTACTCCTAAGGCCATAAATGAATATCCGGCAAAATCAAAAAATAAATATAAATAATAGGCATACATATTATTCATCATATACCAAATCTCCTTATTAGAAGCATCAAAAAGTCCAAGCCAATAGCGACTTATGAGTTCCGCTAGCACATACTTAAAAGCAATTCCCTTCACCACAGCATTCCATCCCAAAATAAAGTTTGATAAATTAATAGCAGCAAATCCAATATCTTGGGATGCTTTAAATCTTGAAAATTTATCAATTGGCCCAATCAATAAGGTTGGTGTGAAGGCTAAAAAATTAAAGTAGCTTACAAAATCTCCCACCTTCTCTCCGGGGGCCTTATCCAAGTAAAAACCAATAATTCTGAAACTGGCATAAGACAAACCGGCGAAAGAAAAAATAGTGTTCAACTCAAAAGGATATGAAGCGATACGAATATCCAGTTTAACCAAGAGCATTGGTAACAGCAGCAGCAATATTCCCCATAATTTATTTTCAAATTTTAGTTTATTAGTAATTAAAAATGTGGCGATATAAGAAAAGCCAATAAGGATTAAAAAATGAAATGGTTTTGGGTAGACAAGTGTTAGAAATACTAAATTTAATAGAAATAGTGCATACTTGTATGCTGATTCCTTTAACAGGTATTTAGCTATCCAAAGCAGGGCAACAAAAAGTGCCA is a window encoding:
- a CDS encoding D-alanyl transfer protein, which gives rise to MLPFSSFEFFIIMALFVALLWIAKYLLKESAYKYALFLLNLVFLTLVYPKPFHFLILIGFSYIATFLITNKLKFENKLWGILLLLLPMLLVKLDIRIASYPFELNTIFSFAGLSYASFRIIGFYLDKAPGEKVGDFVSYFNFLAFTPTLLIGPIDKFSRFKASQDIGFAAINLSNFILGWNAVVKGIAFKYVLAELISRYWLGLFDASNKEIWYMMNNMYAYYLYLFFDFAGYSFMALGVGKMMGMNVPVNFTNPFLAENPQDFWRRFHISLGDWLKDYFFTPLYMFFTRRKGLKKYPLTRQNVALVLTFLLMGCWNGFKLHFMLSGLLFGIYSALHNTYVVSCKKNGRDIVFGALNPTATKAISIVITFNLVAFALYIFSGRFPLI
- a CDS encoding VOC family protein, with product MRQKLNLITLGVFDIEKSIAFFEKLGWQKSKHSVEGLALFPLGGITLALHPRHELAADAMTADTPTGFSAITISYNAKSEDEVNEVMKEAETAGAIIIKAAQKVYWGGYSGYFKSLDGHLFEVAFNPFWEMDERDNLIL
- a CDS encoding amino acid adenylation domain-containing protein — protein: MRYDFHLKQFVEKATAEHKLAIAGSDVDIDWETLCSKTLSLANKLEEQGIPKGHPVIIYGHKEHLFPIAMLACMHVGIPYIPIDIIYPQERIKKIIEKSGSQVLINCSSDSLAIDIALYINCKLEIETKYAPQFASFIYEQAEDPLLYIMFTSGSTGEPKGVQITRSAALAFIDWAQVDFGFDEKDVFMNQAPFTFDVSLCDVLNAFRLGGTLVLNSSELVKNQEAFLKRISNYKCTVWTSTPSFAYLYLRREDFNSTALGSLHTFLFMGEELPNRTVATLKHNFREARVLNAYGPTEATIVTTLVDIDMDMLTKYPNLPIGYPKRNCELIIEKEAASEKEGELVIVGDHVSIGYFKNEELNQQKFFTHNGKRAFRTGDLAYYEAGMLFYLGRNDDQVKMNGFRIELSEISNVICSETEIIDAVTIALKRNREVKKIISFVISTATKNPNDLKKECIKQLEKKLPYYMIPGDIVVMKEFPYNSSHKIDKNKLMEDYLKQ